From the genome of Nakamurella flavida:
ACCTGCGCGACGAGGGCCTGCACCTGCAGCAGCTCCGCCCGCAGGTGATCGTGGACGTCGACGAGGTGCCGCCCCTCCGCCTGCTCGGCGGGGGTGTACGCACGGCCGGGGTCGGCGGGTGGCCCACTGGGGCGGGTGCTCTCGTCCAACACGCGCCGGTCGCTGCGCCGGACGCCGTCGTCCGGGGTGGGCACCACGGCGAAGGCGCCGGCCGCCGTGCGGCCGGGCTCGCTCACCGTCCGCCGCCGGGTCGTGTCGTCATGGTCCCCCCTCCGGGGGCGAGTGCCCCGATCGCCTCCGATGGTGTCAGGTGCCCGTCGACCGACGGAGGCACGCCCCGGCGGTGTTCACCGCAGATGGCCCGCGCGCAGCCAGGTGACGTAGTCGTCGGCCGCCTCGACGGTGCCGTACCGCGGCGCGTATCCGGTGTCCTCCCGCAGTCGGGTGATGTCCATCGGGTCCCCGGCCTCCCCGCCGTCGGGCAGCGCCAGATCGGCGTCCGGGGCGATCGTCCGCAGGGCCGTGATGATCTCGGCGTTGGTGGTCGTCCGGCCGGCGGCGACGTTGTAGGTCCGGTACCGCAGGCGGTCCGCCAGCTGGAGCAGGGCGATGGCCCGGCCGGTGTCCTTGACGTAGTTCAGGTCCAGGCCGTCACCGAGGCGGGGCGCCCCGGCCAGGGCGGCCAGGTCCGGGACCGTGCCGGCGGCAGCGGCGTGGGCGAGGGCGGGCGCGGCGAAGAAGGGATCGGCGTGCCCGAGTGGGCCCCAGGTCCCGGAGATGCGGTAGTGCACCACGTCCAGGCCGGTGGTCTCGGCCAGGTGTTCCCCGAGCAGCTCGGTGATCTTCTTGGCCCGCGGGATCGGATGCGGCGCCGTCAGGGTCACCGCAAGATCCTCGGTCAGCACGCCGCGGTGTCCGGTGCCGAAGTAGACGCCGATGGTGCTGGCCAGGCCGACCCGGTCGACCTGCCACTCCTGCGCCACCCGGCCGATGTTCAGCAACCCCTGCAGCCATCGCTGCGTGGGGTCGATCCCGGTGCGCCGACCCTCGGGACCGTCGGGCATCGGGTAGCCGGCGAGATGCACGATGCCGGTGACGGAGTGACGCTCCCCCACCGCCCGCAGGTCGGCCAGGTCGGCGACGTCCGCCCGCACGACGGCGACCGGGAGATCGGCCAGGTGCTCCGGGACGGCCGCCCGGCCGCGCTGCACGACCACGGTGCGCACACCCTGGTCGTGGAGCGCCCGGACGACGTGCGAGCCGATGAATCCGAACCCGCCGGTCACCAGGATCATGGTGTACTCCCTACTTGTGATCGTCAGCATCTCTGACGATCAGTCCGAAGGTAGCATCACGGTGTGGCAGACGACGACGTGACCGCCGACCCGTCACCCGCCGGTCGGTACGACGAGGCGCTGGGCTACCTGGTCAAGCACGTGCACCTCGCCCACCAGCGGGCCAGTGACGCCGCCCTGGCACCCCTGGGCCTGACCAGTCGCGATCTCGGCGTGGTCCGGGTCATCGCCACGGGCGCGGCGACCTCCCAACAGGAGATCGGCGCCTTGCTCGGCATCGACCGGACGTCGATGGTGGCCATGCTCGACGACCTCGAGGACCGTGGGCTGGTCCGGCGACAGCCCTCGCCGCACGATCGGCGCCGCAACGTCCTGGCCCTCACCCCCGAGGGAGAACGGACCTACCAGGACGCGGAACGTGAGATCGCCGTGGTGGACGCGAAATTCCTGGAACCGTTGAGCAGCAACGACTCCCGCCGGTTCGCGCGTGCGCTGCGCACCCTGTTGGACGCGGCGGACGGCGCGGATCGGGGCCCGGGCTGAGTCGCACCGCCGGGCGTGCCGGCACGGGCCGGTAGGTTCCGGCGATGACCGCACCGCGCTACGACG
Proteins encoded in this window:
- a CDS encoding MarR family winged helix-turn-helix transcriptional regulator, which translates into the protein MADDDVTADPSPAGRYDEALGYLVKHVHLAHQRASDAALAPLGLTSRDLGVVRVIATGAATSQQEIGALLGIDRTSMVAMLDDLEDRGLVRRQPSPHDRRRNVLALTPEGERTYQDAEREIAVVDAKFLEPLSSNDSRRFARALRTLLDAADGADRGPG
- a CDS encoding NAD-dependent epimerase/dehydratase family protein, with amino-acid sequence MILVTGGFGFIGSHVVRALHDQGVRTVVVQRGRAAVPEHLADLPVAVVRADVADLADLRAVGERHSVTGIVHLAGYPMPDGPEGRRTGIDPTQRWLQGLLNIGRVAQEWQVDRVGLASTIGVYFGTGHRGVLTEDLAVTLTAPHPIPRAKKITELLGEHLAETTGLDVVHYRISGTWGPLGHADPFFAAPALAHAAAAGTVPDLAALAGAPRLGDGLDLNYVKDTGRAIALLQLADRLRYRTYNVAAGRTTTNAEIITALRTIAPDADLALPDGGEAGDPMDITRLREDTGYAPRYGTVEAADDYVTWLRAGHLR